The DNA sequence GCCACGGCATCTGAGCCGTGGAATCGCGCGTCGAACGTGCCGGTGAGTCGATCGACATTTTCCAGCTTCAATGGGGCCACGGCATCTGAGCCGTGGAATCTCCTTCCGGCGGGTGCGGGACGTCCAGTGCCACCTCGCTTCAATGGGGCCACGGCATCTGAGCCGTGGAATCCGGGACCGGCGGCAATGGCGTGACGGTGACCATCAAGCTTCAATGGGGCCACGGCATCTGAGCCGTGGAATCCAATCACCCGATGCAGGCTACTGCCACGGATATTACGCTTCAATGGGGCCACGGCATCTGAGCCGTGGAATCGGAGGTCGGCAATGGTGTCTTGGCATGCGTCATGGGTGCTTCAATGGGGCCACGGCATCTGAGCCGTGGAATCTGGCTATTTCCCGCCTCACAACGTGGTCCTCAGGGCGCTTCAATGGGGCCACGGCATCTGAGCCGTGGAATCGGCATCCGCCAGACCAATCAACGTCGTCGCTATGCTGCTTCAATGGGGCCACGGCATCTGAGCCGTGGAATCCCCTCTAGGGGTATACCAGTGGGGTTCATTTCCTTTCCATCGCTTCAATGGGGCCACGGCATCTGAGCCGTGGAATCATCGCGGCGTTGTGGCCCTTCGGACGGCGCAGGAATTTGGGCTTCAATGGGGCCACGGCATCTGAGCCGTGGAATCTCCTACCCTATCAACACCTTCTGCCGTGAGGACCTGCTTCAATGGGGCCACGGCATCTGAGCCGTGGAATCCAGCTTGTCGATCAGGAGCCCATCGCCCGCGAATCTGGCTTCAATGGGGCCACGGCATCTGAGCCGTGGAATCAGCAACTAAAGGCGTTCGCCGCTAATCTCCACGATGCTTCAATGGGGCCACGGCATCTGAGCCGTGGAATCGTCGAACAGTCGTACCACGTCACCTTGTAAGGGTAGGTCGCTTCAATGGGGCCACGGCATCTGAGCCGTGGAATCGAGCTTACTCTCTTCTCACAACGAGCGCAGGTTTGAGGCTTCAATGGGGCCACGGCATCTGAGCCGTGGAATCGGCTTCTTCGAAATTGTACGACAAGGGCAAATTAATCGCTTCAATGGGGCCACGGCATCTGAGCCGTGGAATCATCTTCAGGCGCGGAAGCGTACGCACAGGCCAGGCCGCTTCAATGGGGCCACGGCATCTGAGCCGTGGAATCGCCGCCTTTCGTGACCATCATGTGGCGAAAGGGTCCGCTTCAATGGGGCCACGGCATCTGAGCCGTGGAATCCAGATACAAATGAAATCATGCCCGCCCCGGTAAGCTGCTTCAATGGGGCCACGGCATCTGAGCCGTGGAATCATCCAACGGCTTCGGAGTGTCGCCGATCATGCTGAGTGCTTCAATGGGGCCACGGCATCTGAGCCGTGGAATCCACGACACGGCAATAGACGTTGACGGCACACGTTGCAGCTTCAATGGGGCCACGGCATCTGAGCCGTGGAATCACCTCGACTTCAGCGGGAATGAATGCTACGGGTACGTGCTTCAATGGGGCCACGGCATCTGAGCCGTGGAATCACACGACAGGACCGCTCATTAAGGCGTTCGATTCGGCGCTTCAATGGGGCCACGGCATCTGAGCCGTGGAATCAGCCCTCGGCCAAGTGGCCGTCGGCTTTGGGGTTTTGGCCCAGGTTGCGAGCGCCTCGTGTCATCGCACAAGCCGTTTTGTCTTTTCTGATCATGCGCCTCCTTTTCGTGAGCGTTGTTGCTTGTTCACTGCAATTGTTACGCGTTGCCCGCCGCGAGTGCTGCCAGGGCGTTGCACGTCATTGAAGCGCTCGCGCGGCTCGGCAGCCAACATCACATCACACGAGCGCGACGTTCTTCCCACTCCGGCTTGATGCCCATCGAATCGATCCGTTTTACCGGATGGTTCTCCGTTGGACCCAGGTCGATGATGAGGACCTGATCTTCGCGCTGATCGATGATCTCCGTCAAGGCGGCCTTCATGCGCACGAGATCGATATCCGGCAGATCGCATTGAAACACGGAGAACTGCAGATGCGCGCCGAAGCCTTTCATCGTCTTGAACACGCGCCTCAACCGTTTGGCATCGCAGATGTCGTAGGTGACCAGGTAGTGACGACGCATCCCTTCACCGTGTCGTAAAAGGCGGCAGCTCTGGAATTTCTCCCAGCAGATAGCGCCCCAGCAAACGGGCTTGCACTTCCAGCACCCGACGATAGCTGATCTGATAGCCAAACACCGGATGCGTAATCTCCTGGCTCATGCGCCGCTCGTAGGTCTCGATCAATCGACGGCGACCCTCCGGCGTCAGCGTGACCGAGCCCATACGTTCGAACCAATCGCTCTGTTTGATCTCGCCGTTGTTGATGGCCGTCAACACGGCAGAATCGGCGATGAGCGGCCGGAATTCTTCCATCATGTCGAGCGCCAAGGCCGGGCGACCATAACGAGGCTGATGGTAAAACCCCAGATAGGGATCGAGGCCGACGCTCTGCAGGGTCACGGTCCATTCGCGCGCGAGCATCGAATAGAGCAACGACAACATGGCGTTGACGGGATCGCGCGGCGGGCGGCGATTGCGCCCCTCGAAATCGAATCGCGCCCCCGGCTCAGCTTCCTTCAACATGCCGGCGAATTCAGAAAAATACCGGCGCGCCGCCGTGCCTTCGACACCCAGCAACGACTCCAAGGACTCGACCGCTCCGGCATGGGTCTGATCGTTTTTCATCTCCTGCAAGACCGTGTCCGGGGCGGCCCGGTGATTGCGCCGCAGCAGAGTCCGGCAGTTGGCGATCTTGGCCTGCACGAAACGCCGGGCCAGTTGCAGACAACGCTCACGATCGGCCGCGACGGCATACTGCCGACGCCGCAACTCCACATGTTTGTGCAGCAGGCCCGTCGTCATGCCGTAGAACCAGCCGCCGCTGGAGCAATAGACCAGCGGGATGTTGCGCTTACACAATTCCTGCACCACCTGCGTGCTGACCTGCACGGCCCCGTACAGCACCACTTGCGACGTTTCGACCAGCCGCGCCTCGCCGATCACCTCATCGTGGTCCTTCACCTTCAAACACTCACCGTCTTTGCCCAGCTTCGCACCGGGCGTTTGTACATAGAGAGGGAGCGCATCGTCGCTCGTCGGAATCAACCGCCTCAGCCCCGGCACTTCTCCATTATGCGATGCCCGCAACCAGCCTACTTCGTCCGGCAGACACAGTCCGACCAGCGAACAGCGTGGACATTTGGGGCTATCGACCAGCGGCGGCGGGGCCACTGTCGCCAAGGTCATCGCTCGCATGCCATCGAGGAGTTCAGCCGTCCGCGCGATCAACTCCTCGTCGAACGGCACGTCCACCCGCTCGCGCGATCCGACGAAATAGAGCACGCCTCGTTCACAGGCGAAGCCTTGTTCCTGCAACAAGAGTCCTTGCACACAGAGTTGCACGCGTTCCGGCTCCCAGGCGCCTTGCGCCGTGTGCGGGCGCTTCCCGCGCTTGTAGTCGACCGGCACAACCGCCGTCCCCTCCCCTTCAACCAGATCGATTTTGGCCGTGACACCCAGACGCTCCGACGACAACCAAACGGAGCGCTGATGAATCGTGGCCTCACCCGACTCCTCCTCAGCCTGCTTCGATTTCCGCGCCGGCGCTTGGTCCACACGCCGGTGATGGAAGCGGCCTTCCGTGGTCTCCGCGTTATCGGCGAACTGTCCGTCCACCCATTCGAAATAGGCCAGGCGTGGGCAATAGGCAAACTCGTTCACCATCCGCGCGGGGAGCAACGGGATGTCGCTCCCGCTGGATGGCCCCTGTGATTCCGTTTCCATACGACCTCTATCGGCAAGAGGTTTAGAAATATTCAGTTCTCAAAGAACCACATTGATCGCTTGTCGTCGATCTGATGCTTTGTTACACTGGCCCAGAGTCGAATTGAGGCTTCCGATGTCAGCACCCGCCATCCAAACCAAACACTGGACCCGCCAAGAATACGACCGTCTGGCCGATGCAGGCATTCTGTCACCAGAGGAGCGTGTCGAACTGCTTGGAGGAGAGATTGTCACGATGACTCCGCAACATGGCCCGCACTCAGCCGCCATCGGACTGGCAGATGCGGCACTCCGCAAGGCATTTGGTCCGGCCCATTGGATTCGCATCCAGCTCCCCCTCATTGTCGATCCCGATTCCGAACCGGAGCCGGATCTGGCCGTGGTCCCTGGGTCGCCCAGAGACTATGTCGCCGAACACCCTCGCACGGCACTATTGGTCGTGGAGAT is a window from the Fimbriimonadaceae bacterium genome containing:
- the cas2 gene encoding CRISPR-associated endonuclease Cas2; this encodes MRRHYLVTYDICDAKRLRRVFKTMKGFGAHLQFSVFQCDLPDIDLVRMKAALTEIIDQREDQVLIIDLGPTENHPVKRIDSMGIKPEWEERRARVM
- the cas1 gene encoding CRISPR-associated endonuclease Cas1, whose protein sequence is METESQGPSSGSDIPLLPARMVNEFAYCPRLAYFEWVDGQFADNAETTEGRFHHRRVDQAPARKSKQAEEESGEATIHQRSVWLSSERLGVTAKIDLVEGEGTAVVPVDYKRGKRPHTAQGAWEPERVQLCVQGLLLQEQGFACERGVLYFVGSRERVDVPFDEELIARTAELLDGMRAMTLATVAPPPLVDSPKCPRCSLVGLCLPDEVGWLRASHNGEVPGLRRLIPTSDDALPLYVQTPGAKLGKDGECLKVKDHDEVIGEARLVETSQVVLYGAVQVSTQVVQELCKRNIPLVYCSSGGWFYGMTTGLLHKHVELRRRQYAVAADRERCLQLARRFVQAKIANCRTLLRRNHRAAPDTVLQEMKNDQTHAGAVESLESLLGVEGTAARRYFSEFAGMLKEAEPGARFDFEGRNRRPPRDPVNAMLSLLYSMLAREWTVTLQSVGLDPYLGFYHQPRYGRPALALDMMEEFRPLIADSAVLTAINNGEIKQSDWFERMGSVTLTPEGRRRLIETYERRMSQEITHPVFGYQISYRRVLEVQARLLGRYLLGEIPELPPFTTR
- a CDS encoding Uma2 family endonuclease is translated as MSAPAIQTKHWTRQEYDRLADAGILSPEERVELLGGEIVTMTPQHGPHSAAIGLADAALRKAFGPAHWIRIQLPLIVDPDSEPEPDLAVVPGSPRDYVAEHPRTALLVVEIADSTLERDRTYKSPIYARAGIPEYWIVNLVERRLEIYRDPTGSPGQPARYQVSHKAAPTEIVSPLSVPHVLIAVTDLLP